The following is a genomic window from Colletotrichum lupini chromosome 5, complete sequence.
TCCACAGTTTCGCCGCACGAACCATCTAACAGATGAATACATAGGCCATCACTGGCGAGATTCCCGGCGCTGGCATCACCGCTGCTCCTAGCGTAAACTACAACTCTGGCTACAATGCCTTCgtcgaggaggaagaggagcccGCGGTCATCCGTGAGTGGCGCGAGAAGAGAGATGCGCAGAACGAGAAGCGGGCACAGCAATTCGCCCAGCAGCGTGAGGAGACGATTAAGGAAGCCAGAGAGAACATTGACGATTTCTATAACAACTACAAcgccaagaaggagaagggcaTTGCCCAGACGCAAAAGGATGCTGAGAAGTTCCTCGCCAGCCGTGAGGATACTGTCTCTGGCGGCACGAGCTGGGAGAGAATCGCGAAGCTGGTCGATGTCAGCGGAAAGGGCTCTAAGGGTGGCGCCTCCGGCTCCGGCAAGGAGCGCTTCCGCGAGCTCCTCATCAGTCTGAAGAAGGACGAGAAGGCACCTGGAGCCAGCGGCTACTAGATGCTGCGAATGAAAGATGTATGAGAGGAGCGGCTGTAGCTGTCCAAGAGGGTTGGGTGACGCTCAAGCACTAGATTTTGACGTTACTTACGGTGCCGATGCGCATGTGTATTCTAGATGACCTTTTCTGCCTAATGAACGGAGCGGGAAAAGGTTGGCCATTTGATTATTTTGACAGGCATAGTCAAAAAAGAGAACTCCCACGATCGACGTCATTACGTTTCTCGGTTTTTGTCAACATGTCACTAAGGAAGAATGGCCTAGTGAAGTCCATTTGGTCTATTGGTCGCCCTACGAATCATACAGTCCGGTCCCGAGCCTCTCGCTACGGGGTGGTATCCATCGCGAGCAGCGTCTATTCCTTGCCGAAGTAAGTATTGTAGCCGAGGACCTTGCGGCCCATGCCGTAGAAGGAGACTGCTGGATGTGAGTATTCGTCCTTATGAGTTTTCGAGCAAGTAACAAACATACCACCAAGAGATCCCCACAGAAGGGTAACGTAGGGGATCATGTACCAGCGGGAGCGAGGGTTCTGCGATTATCGAGTCAGCGTCCGTCCGTCGGTGCAGGCGCCAATTGCGCATATCCAGAGTCAATTCGACATACAATCTTCCAGACACGGGTGTGGTCCTTGTAGGCGGCCTGGTAGAACTTCTGGAGGTCGGGGACCTTGTTCTTCGCGTCGACGATACTGTGTGGACGTCAGAAATGCCCTCGTATGATAATTGTTCTCGACTTCGACATGGACGGCGATTGACGGCGACAGCGTTCCGTCGACCGCCGGTCGGTCGCTCGTCTACTTAAAAGGCACGTACCCCATTTTGATCGATTCAATTGCGATTGACTTCGGATTTGTGGTGGTTTACAGCTTCGAAGGCTTTCTCGTATGTCGGCTTTGAAGGACGGACGGAGCAATCAGGAAGATGGGCTCATGCCTTGCGTGGGCCGAAAGGCTCCCGACTGACTCAGCAGGACCCGCTTTCTAGGTACACACCGACGAATGGCGCGGAGCTCAATTCGGTTGACGGATGGATATTGCTTGGGAACTTTTTGGCCCAGATCTGAATTTCCTCCAAGCTTGCAATTTTTAGATCCCTCCTGCAGATTCAGCCTCGCGATGCAGCCCGCCACCGAACCTTAGCTTTCGTTCAATGTGCCAGCTGCTATGCTTAATGCCCCGTCTCGACGCAATTGTGCTTTGCTGGTTCTTCACGCGGGGCAATGCAATTGGCCTCGCAATGCCTCTGTCACTTGAATAGAGCAGCATGCCTCGGCCGGCGGCAATCACATCAAGGACTCGGCGCGATTCGACAAACAGTCCCAGCGTTACTGAGAAATTCACGCAGAAGCTTCGCTACCTCGAAACACTCGTTACGCGCTCCCAATCTTGACCCGCGCGCATCTAGTCTTCCAAGATGTAGCCCAACTTCACTGCACCCAGTCGTCAATGCCCGCGACTTGAGCAGCACGACCAACAACACGGACAGTCCGCCGAAACCTTCAGATAGTCTGCATTTGGGATCGAGACCAGGCATTCTTCAACCTCGAACCATTCGAGGTCGTCTCATACAACGAGAACCCGATTCCGGCACCTACATCGATCCAGAAGGAGGCATCTGGCTTTCCGATAAATCCGATGTTGAACTCGGCGGAATACCGGAGAACGAGGATGACCCTTCACTCTGGCTCAGCGTACTTGTTGCCGCAAAGCAAAAACAGGGGAGAGGCGGCGTCCTTGCTGTTTGGGAGGCTGTGAAACGGCGCAGGTCATGGAGGGACGTGACGAGCGAAGAAGCAAAATCATTATGGGGCATCATTCTGGAAAACGTCCTCCACGACGAGGACAGGCTCAAGGACGTTGCGTTATTCGCAGAGCGTCTCCTTCATGATAACTCTGCCCAATGGCCATCGTTATACCTGACCACAGTCTCGTACTGTCTCCGGAAGGGCCAGTACCGGCGAGCACTGCAGTGGCACATGCGTCTGATGCCGAACTTTGACCCCGGACAGGAAGCCTTCGGTGCCTTATTACGAGAATTCGCGGCTACCAGCGACCCCGACATGCAACAGATATTACAAGCTCTGTATCTGACAGCCATACACCGCGGGTTATACAATGAGATCATCCCCCTCCTCTACGAACGCGGCCTTTCTCAACAATGCGCCGGATGGCGTCATGCGTTCATACACCACGACGATCTACCCCCACCGAATATCGAGTCACAGCCGTATTTGAGGTTTCTTGCCCGTTACTACCCAACCATCACCCTTGAACTAGAGGAACAGGTCGTCATTGGCTTGAACTCCAAGGCCTACTGGGACGCCCAGGACGACTCATTGTGGGATGCCATTCATGACACACATGGCGATGAGAGTGGGCCTCCGGGAAGACAGCACAGTGATAAACTTGGAGCGCGGTGGTTTGCAAGTTCTTGGGTGCCTCTTGACTTTGCAATTCATGCTGTTCATGCCCTCGGGGTGCACCACATCGGCCCTCTGTCACTCCAGTCGATTGCCTTGCGCGAACCGACAGCCAAAGGGGTCTTGATCCGGATCGAACAGCTACGGGCAGTCAATATTGGCATTGGACACTCAGCTTACGCGTGGGTGCTGAAACGATTCGCCGAGAATAACGAGGACGAGCTGCTCGCGGAATTGCTGCATACCGACATACACCCAGACGTCTTCGACGACCCTGCGATGCTTGCCAGCATCCGTGACAAGGCCTTTGATGAGGGAGACTGGAAGACACACCGGCTCTTGCTGTCCGTCCAGCCCGCAATGGTGGAAGATTCGGTCGACTCCACGTCGAACGTCTTGTTGCACCATCTCGTCGACGAAGGGAGGTTCAAACAAGCTTTGGCTTTGCTGGATGAAATGCGAACGATGGACATCGGGGTCCACGCATCAACGATGCAGCACATCTGCGCGAGTCTTGTCGATCCCTTGCCGTGGAATCCAAAAACGACGACATCCAACCAGGAGGCGTTTTCCACGGCCATCGCCTTCCTTACACGCCTGACGCTGTTGCAAAAGCCTCTACATTCGCGCTACTGGCAGAAGGTACTCTTCGGACTCGGCAAATTTGGTCGCTTCGACGTGTTGGAGGACATCAGCCTTGGCATATTGGACACGCACCGGCATCTTTGCATCTCCAATGCCGGACTGCTTCCGGTCCATCCGCTGGATGCACCGCCTCTGTGTGTAGAGAGCTCGACTAGAAACGTTTTTGTCCCGACAGACTTGCCCATATCCCATGAGCAGCACCCGATGCGCCGAATCTTTGATAACCCTGCTCTACACGCCGCCATTGCCCGTTGGGGATTCAAGGCCGGCGGGTTGCGATGCCTCGATCCTGCGGGGGATTTCCCCGCGAATAAGGAGGTACCAGGCGGTGGGTTCTCCCTCGCTCGGGGCGTGCGATTGCTCGCGGCACTGAATGATCGAGGCATTCCGTTCCGAACGTCTGTTGCCCAGGAGGAGGTCGTCAAGTGCCTGGCTCGGACGTACCTAGCCCAAGCCAACGGCGCGCCCAGGGTGCAGGCGCGATTGCCCCCGTTGAACAGCATTCGGGAGCTTTTCAACAAGGCGGCTAGACGTAGGCTTTTGCCAGACGTTGCAGAATTACAAGACCTTATGATGGAGGCACGGGGGAAGCAAAGGAGAGGACAATGACTGCTGCCGCGAGAGCAGTTCGCCTGTTGTAACACCATGTAATAAATAACACCCATGCCCAAGACACAGCGACGCTGGATGATCTTAATCATCATTGCAGATCGATGATGGATTCCATAATCGCTAGACATTTGTTCTAAAATAAGAAAATTCATACATTTAGCTTACACCAACTTCTTCGTCTCTTCATTGAAGTGCCCATTTGGATTTCTTCACTCGTCGTCACCGCCTCCGCGTTTCTTGGGTTTGATGACCAACAGGATGATCATACCCGCGATAATGAGGAGGAGAAGCAGGATAATCTTGCGCTTGGTCGTCTTCTTCTGGTACGTGTCGGCGATGACGAGCTCCTTCTCGGCCCCCTTTACGTCGGTAGTCATCCGTTCCACGTTGTAGTCTATCCTGTCCAGCATGGTGCCCTGGTCAATGACCATGTTCTGCAGGTCGCGGAATATGTCGGCGAGCTCGATAATGCCCTGTGCAATGTCCTCGATTTCGCGCTCGCGTTGGATGATGGCCGCGTCGTTGGACTGCAGGAGCTTTTGCTGCGTTGCTTGGAGCGTCGATTGTGAGAAGGACCTGTCGGCGTCCGACTCGACCATGGACGGGTCGAGGTACGAGTTGGAGGGCTGAGGTGTTGATCCCCTTTCGCCTGGCACGCCTACGCCGCCTGTGCTGAGACCGCTCATCCCGCGTAGTTCTACGCATATTGTTAGCGTACCATTTTCTCCTTTTATATCCCGCGGTACTGACTTTTCAAGTATGCGCTTTGCTTCTTTCTGAAGAGCGCGCTGGCTTCCTGCACCCGCGAAGCCAGGGATATCTGGATGTTCTTTGCCATGGTCTCCTCCGCGCTGGTAATCGTTCCAGAATGCTTCGAGTCCCTCACCATCTGCTCAACCCGTTGAATGCAACCATGGCAGTCGTGAAACCCCTTTGTGATCTGCTGCGTGAGCCTCTCAATTTCCCGCTCCTCGGCCTTTTTCGCATCCTCATCGTTGAACCCCGGCAGTACGTGTTTCTGGTGCAGGCGCTCGAGGGCCTGGCTCCTGGTAGCAATATCGGCGAGGAGGTCGGTGATCTCGTCGGATATGTCGGCCCAGCGTGGGGGTAGGAGGTCCATCTCTATGACGGCGTCGCCATCATCTTCGAAGGCGCCGGCCGAGAGAAGGCCGCGCGTGTCGTCGTTGCCGCTGGCATAGCTGGTGTTCCCCGGGAAGCTATCGCCGAAGCCATTCCCACCGGCCGCGCTACCGCTGTACTTTGTCCGTTTTGTCGGGTGGTGCGCGTACGACTGCCGATAGGAAATGTAGCTGGAGGTCGGAATGCGTTGTTAGCAAATCAGTAATCGATCTTGGTTTCCGTCCAGCAAGCTGAAGGCAGAGTAGCCCAGGTGAAGACGATGCGGGTATTGTGAGAGCGAACAAGGGCGACTAAACGTACAGATTCGTGCGGTCTCGCCACATAGCGGACGCCAGAGTAGGCCGCAATGGCGCTGCTCAGCCTGGTGTCCTTTGTCGCTCGCTGCGCGGGCCGCTCAGGGTCGCCGTCATGAACGAGAGGTCTCAATTACGGAACAGGACACCATTGGCGTTGGTCGAGCACAAGGTTGCGGCGACGTGGATGTTGTGTGGTCGAGGGAGTCTTTTGGGAAATGTACGTCAGATTAGATGATTTAGTTGTGCCAAGGGCGGAATTGGTTCAGCTCTCTAATACCGGTAAAGATCCCAGGTCTGGCCGGCTTTCAGCTTCGGGTCgcaattattaattagcagAAAGCGATTGATTTGTGGTTAATTTGGAAGATAGCCAAGTCAAGCCCTCAACAAAAGACAAGCACGGATACGTAGGGAAGCTCTTGGATCACAAGTCAAGGTGATaggataaaaaggtaaaGTGAGTTGAAGTACGTGGTGGTAGTGGTGGTGTTGGTTGATTATGCCACCCTGTGTAGAGATGCGCCGACAAGCTTGCATTAACTCGCTGATGAAATGGACAGGTATCGCATGCCAGGATGGGAGCCTTTGGCAATGGGGACGGATTGCGTCAGGTCCACGGGTCTTATTCAGTTGTCTGCGGATTGAGCCGCGTGTGGGCCGGGCCAAATTCCAATGGCTCCGTACCGTCGAGGCAACCTGCCTCTAAGAGGGACTCTGTAAGGAACCTTCAGGTACCTACCCAGCTAGGTACCTTGccttaggtaccttacctaccttcGGTTGGCGACGCGGCACTGCTCGACGTCAATTGGTGTGCTGTTCTTTATGCATCCGCCGCTTCAGGGTGTCTTATGTCAGCTTTTTCTTCCACTCTGTACTCAATTTAGGTGAAGATGGAATGCAATGGATGAGAAATAggtaggtacggagtacaagtGGGCCAGACAGTGGGCGTAATGGGACGCCTGGACACCTGGCACCTTCCAGACCGTCCGTCCAAACCGTCATCCTTTCATTCAGGGGCCTTTCTCTACTATGTAGGTAGGTACTCCGTAGCTTAGGTTCGGTGACACCGCCAAGTGCACAGCGACCCCTGGCGCCATACTGTATAGATTGGCCCATCAGGCTGGGAGACGCGGTGACTTGACACGCTGAGAGATGAAGCTACCGTCCTGGAAAGACGCCCGCTGCCCAATGGTCAAGGCAACCTATGGCTGTCCCGGTCAGCCACAGACTGAGCAGGCGGCCCGTCAGCTTCGACCCTTCGACGCCCGCGGCCCCCCTATCGCCCGACGTTCTCCCCCGGTCTGCCCCATCTCTCCCCACGAGCTGCACACTACAGAAAAGCTCGACCCCCCAAAGGCATCCAGTAGCATCTAATCTGGCCAAGGCTTCCGAATACTTTCGTGAACATCTTCCAACTCCATACCATACGGCCCCATTCGACGTAGACCGCTTCCAGAACCAGTCCCGTATTCTCACAACAAACCATCGTCAACATTCGCCATGGTCAGTTGTCCAAACTCCGAGCTCCGTCCTCTATGCCGCCTTTATGCTACCTCTCGTGAGGTGACCCCGCGACTGAGGGGCTACCGACGCTATTTTCGGCGAGCTGAACTGACACGGCTACCCTCAATCTAGGCTGACTCCCTCACCGAAGAGCAAGTTTCCGAGTTCAAGGAGGCCTTCTCCCTCTTTGTAAGTCACTCCGAGTTCGTTCCGGACGAAGTTCCTTTTCCTCAAAAGGTATTTTCGGATGTGAGCTGACCCATTCATACAGGACAAGGACGGCGATGGTCAGTACCTGGTCCCCCCCTTTCCCTTTCTCTCGACCCCGCGCCAGTACAATTTCGACTCCCGCGACCGCTTCGATACCAGATCAGCATTGGGACATTGTCGAGATTTGATCATGTGGATTTCAGGGCACGGAGCTAAAGAATACGGACAGGACAAATTACAACCAAGGAGCTCGGCACCGTCATGCGCTCCCTGGGACAGAACCCCTCCGAGTCTGAGCTTCAGGACATGATCAACGAGGTTGACGCCGACAACAACGGAACGATCGACTTCCCTGGTAGGTCTACACAATAACCACTGGCAATCACGCACACGAAAGCGACTCGCTGACGAATAATCTGGCAGAGTTCCTCACCATGATGGCCCGCAAGATGAAGGACACCGACTCCGAGGAGGAGATTCGTGAAGCCTTCAAGGTGAGACGAGCTAGTGCAACCCGCACGTAGACAACGCTGACCAGAGAAAGGTCTTTGACCGCGATAACAACGGCTTCATATCCGCCGCCGAGCTTCGCCACGTCATGACTTCAATCGGCGAGAAGCTCACCGACGATGAGGTTGATGAGATGATTCGCGAGGCTGACCAGGACGGCGATGGACGCATTGACTGTAAGAACGCGACATCCGTGTTCACGCTGCTCATTGCTCACGTTGCTAACACACGTTCCCAGACAACGAGTTCGTCCAACTCATGATGCAGAAGTAAGGCGTCAAGTTGGTCGAGCGGCTGTAGGTCGAACCTATTCACGGTGACATTGGCCGCGCAGCATTTGTTCCTTGCGAGAAACGACACGAACGGTCTTCAAAGGGCCAGGCTGGTCAGAAGGTATTCTTTTAGACCGTGGGAGTTGGCATACGAGAATAACCAGCGAAAGGACGAGTTTGATATTCGGACGGTTGAGGGGGGCTCTATGCATTCGTCTCGCTGCCAGCACGCTTGCCTGTTTCATTCCCGTTCTATCACGatgcttatttaacgaacACACTCTCCTACACCTACACCGACACAGACACAAGACACATTCTGAATGACACGGGAGTTACGCTTAGAAGGGGGTCTCCTCCAGGGCGGCGAATGCAAAAGTCAATCAACCCGGCGATTCCATCAAGTGCAATTGCGAAGCTTGACGATGCTTGTGATTTGGTACCAGGCGCATGAATGCTGCCATGGCTTCTCCGCGGCGAGCATCACATGCTGAAATATGACGCCAATGACCGCGTTGAGCACTCGCTGGGTGGGCAAAGTAGTCTGTTGCACCCAGGCTGATAATGACAGCGGGCAACAGAGGCACTGTGTAAGCTTGTTCATCAAAGGACGGAGTCATGAAGATGGATAGACGATCACGTTGTGCCACGCGTATTATCCATGACCTGGTACATGCTGAGCCAGAGAGCTAGGCCGGCAGAGCAATCTAGCTTGGCAGGGCTGCAGGCACCGCCCCGATCGGCCCCTCTAGATGTTCCAAGTGTGCGTATCGTATAGTGAAGCAAACCTTGAACTGCCATCCGTTGTCGTGACTATCTGCTGCTTGGATGGTCTGGACTATCTTGGTATAGTGCAGGTGAGGTTGACAACAAGCTGCACGACGCATCGTCAATGCTGCTTCTAGGGAATTGATATTCAGAGTCTAAGTTGGGACTATGGACTGAATAAATGTGAACCGGATGTAGCAAGGGAAAGACCGGGTTGGAAGCTCTTCAGGTCTTACAAGACTCGGGAACATGAGGTGTTATCTTGGTGGTGAAGCCCAGGCACACAAGCCAAGATCCCATTAGCTTAGAAACACGGATGCCAGCTAAGCACCTTAAGGTACAGTAtccgtaaggtaaggtactacACGACACGCTGAAGGACCCCTAAAGCCCCCTATCAAAGGTCAATGGCCTTTGAAGTACCACACAATTCATTTGCGCCTGAAATGTAGGGCCAAGTCCACACGTCGGCCCCACACCTGTGACGGCGCTGCACGGTGCACCTCCAATGCCAGGCCACGGATGCATGTCGCTCAACCCGCCGGGCCTGACATCCTTGGCCCCGTCTATCTGGTCTATTCGTCGGTCCTTAGCAAGTCTACCGGAACACGACCCTCAAAGACCTCCTCGATAATCGCGACTCGCCCTTTCGAGAGCTCTCGACGAGCTTGCAACCCCCTCCGTGCAATTCTCTCCTCCAGGCCCCAGCTACCTGTCCAAGGCCCTCCGCGGGCCCATTCCCCCGGTCGCCCAACATGAGTTCTTGTATGATGAAGCCCCTCTGTACCTGTGACGGTGGCCTGGAGCTGACCTAGGTGACACTCCAGTGAAGCAGTTCATCCGCAACGTTCGCGCCGCCAAGACCATCGCCGACGAACGAGCCGTTATTCAGAAAGAGAGCGCCTCCATCCGAGCAAGCTTCAGAGAAGAGAGCGGCGACCACAGCGTGAGGTGCGCAATGGATTATGACCCCGAAAGAAAACCCACCACGGATCGGGGCTGACGTTTAATCACTAGGCGGAACAATGTCGCCAAGCTCCTATACCTTTTTACCCTCGGTGAGAGAACACATTTTGGTCAGATCGAATGTCTGAAGCTGCTGGCCTCTCCACGATTTGCCGACAAGCGACTGGGACATCTCGCTACCAGCTTGCTGCTTGACGAAAACCAGGAGGTCTTGACGCTTGTGACAAACTCACTACAGAAGTAAGGCCCGGCAACACATCTTGGCCATTGACACCATAGCTGATATGGAATAGTGATCTCGCCCACTCGAATCAGTATGTCGTCGGTCTGGCCCTTTGCACCCTGGGTAACATCGCCTCCATTGAGATGTCGCGAGACCTGTTCCAGCAAGTCGAAGCCTGCGTCAACACATCGAACCCGTATATTCGAAGGAAGGCGGCGCTCTGTGCCATGCGGATATGTCGCAAGGTCCCAGACTTGAAAGAGCACTTCGTCGACAAAGTCAGCAACCTGCTGGCCGACCGAAACCACGGCGTCCAGCTGTGTGGCTTAACCCTGGCAACCAGCTTCTGCGAGGccgacgaagaagaagatgCGGATGGTGATGAGGACATTGTCGAGAAGTTCAAGATCTTTGTACCGAACCTGGTCAAGACACTGAAGGCTCTCGCAACCTCTGGATATGCTCCCGAGCATGACGTCACAGGTATCAGCGATCCGTTTGTGCAAGTCAAGATCCTCCGCTTCTTGAGGGCCTTGGCTACGGGCGACGCACATGTCAGTGAGCAGATCAACGATATTCTGGCACAGGTTGCGACAAATACGGACTCCTCCAAGAACGTCGGAAACTCCATCTTATATGAGGCCGTCCTCACGATCCTCGATATCGAGGCGGATTCTGGTCTTCGCGTACTCGGTGTCAATATTCTGGGCAAGTTCCTGTCCAACCGCGATAACAACATCCGTTACGTTGCGCTCAACACTCTTATCAAGGTGGTC
Proteins encoded in this region:
- a CDS encoding clathrin light chain encodes the protein MADRFPSLEDFDSGAQTDIKDTGAEPSTDDFLAREKALLGDDADQFATGDDAIAFGAGDDDLLGGGGSGNVISEESTFESQFPDLAQNEAITGEIPGAGITAAPSVNYNSGYNAFVEEEEEPAVIREWREKRDAQNEKRAQQFAQQREETIKEARENIDDFYNNYNAKKEKGIAQTQKDAEKFLASREDTVSGGTSWERIAKLVDVSGKGSKGGASGSGKERFRELLISLKKDEKAPGASGY
- a CDS encoding SNARE domain-containing protein, translating into MQACRRISTQGGIINQHHHYHHTPSTTQHPRRRNLRPAQRATKDTRLSSAIAAYSGVRYVARPHESSYAHHPTKRTKYSGSAAGGNGFGDSFPGNTSYASGNDDTRGLLSAGAFEDDGDAVIEMDLLPPRWADISDEITDLLADIATRSQALERLHQKHVLPGFNDEDAKKAEEREIERLTQQITKGFHDCHGCIQRVEQMVRDSKHSGTITSAEETMAKNIQISLASRVQEASALFRKKQSAYLKKLRGMSGLSTGGVGVPGERGSTPQPSNSYLDPSMVESDADRSFSQSTLQATQQKLLQSNDAAIIQREREIEDIAQGIIELADIFRDLQNMVIDQGTMLDRIDYNVERMTTDVKGAEKELVIADTYQKKTTKRKIILLLLLIIAGMIILLVIKPKKRGGGDDE
- a CDS encoding pentatricopeptide repeat domain-containing protein, encoding MCQLLCLMPRLDAIVLCCLPRCSPTSLHPVVNARDLSSTTNNTDSPPKPSDSLHLGSRPGILQPRTIRGRLIQREPDSGTYIDPEGGIWLSDKSDVELGGIPENEDDPSLWLSVLVAAKQKQGRGGVLAVWEAVKRRRSWRDVTSEEAKSLWGIILENVLHDEDRLKDVALFAERLLHDNSAQWPSLYLTTVSYCLRKGQYRRALQWHMRLMPNFDPGQEAFGALLREFAATSDPDMQQILQALYLTAIHRGLYNEIIPLLYERGLSQQCAGWRHAFIHHDDLPPPNIESQPYLRFLARYYPTITLELEEQVVIGLNSKAYWDAQDDSLWDAIHDTHGDESGPPGRQHSDKLGARWFASSWVPLDFAIHAVHALGVHHIGPLSLQSIALREPTAKGVLIRIEQLRAVNIGIGHSAYAWVLKRFAENNEDELLAELLHTDIHPDVFDDPAMLASIRDKAFDEGDWKTHRLLLSVQPAMVEDSVDSTSNVLLHHLVDEGRFKQALALLDEMRTMDIGVHASTMQHICASLVDPLPWNPKTTTSNQEAFSTAIAFLTRLTLLQKPLHSRYWQKVLFGLGKFGRFDVLEDISLGILDTHRHLCISNAGLLPVHPLDAPPLCVESSTRNVFVPTDLPISHEQHPMRRIFDNPALHAAIARWGFKAGGLRCLDPAGDFPANKEVPGGGFSLARGVRLLAALNDRGIPFRTSVAQEEVVKCLARTYLAQANGAPRVQARLPPLNSIRELFNKAARRRLLPDVAELQDLMMEARGKQRRGQ
- a CDS encoding calmodulin, with translation MADSLTEEQVSEFKEAFSLFDKDGDGQITTKELGTVMRSLGQNPSESELQDMINEVDADNNGTIDFPEFLTMMARKMKDTDSEEEIREAFKVFDRDNNGFISAAELRHVMTSIGEKLTDDEVDEMIREADQDGDGRIDYNEFVQLMMQK